The Sphingobacterium bambusae genome includes a window with the following:
- a CDS encoding UDP-N-acetylmuramoyl-L-alanyl-D-glutamate--2,6-diaminopimelate ligase, which yields MKLKELLHAIPVQQLEGSLELDVQSICFDSRKVVASSMFVAVRGVHTDGHLYIDTALELGASVLVLEELPEALQEDVTYVLVDDTSYVLGLLATNFYGDPSKELKLVGVTGTNGKTTVATLLFNLFENLGYHVGLISTVQNKIGERIIPATHTTPDPLALNALLRDMVDDGCDYCFMEVSSHAVVQQRIAGLRFAGGIFTNITHDHLDFHGTFDHYIKAKKKFFDDLDRYAFALTNIDDKNGSVMLQNTFAHKKSYGLKNMTDFKARIVESHFDGMLLNIDGHELWVKLVGGFNAYNLLAVYGAAILLEQETMKVLTAMSEISGAEGRFEVVRSANGVAGIVDYAHTPDAVENVLSTIRDLRAGNQQIITVLGCGGDRDKTKRPEMAAVAVRLSDRVILTSDNPRTEDPAAIIRDMEAGITAKDRKNVFTIAERQEAIRAACHLAQPGDIILVAGKGHEKYQEVNGQRHHFDDREILEQTFNEQ from the coding sequence ATGAAGCTGAAAGAATTATTACACGCTATTCCAGTACAGCAGCTCGAAGGATCGCTCGAGTTGGATGTACAGTCGATATGTTTCGACTCGCGGAAGGTTGTTGCAAGCAGCATGTTTGTGGCGGTTCGTGGCGTGCATACCGACGGACATTTGTATATCGATACGGCACTGGAGCTTGGTGCAAGCGTCCTAGTATTGGAAGAATTGCCTGAAGCATTGCAAGAGGATGTTACCTATGTGTTAGTAGACGACACTTCCTACGTGCTGGGTTTATTGGCGACTAATTTTTATGGAGATCCTTCGAAGGAGTTGAAGCTTGTCGGCGTAACCGGGACCAATGGTAAGACTACGGTGGCTACTTTACTCTTTAATCTCTTTGAGAACTTGGGATACCACGTAGGACTGATTTCTACGGTACAAAATAAAATAGGTGAGCGGATCATTCCCGCAACGCATACCACACCGGATCCATTAGCCTTGAACGCTTTGTTAAGAGATATGGTGGATGACGGCTGTGACTATTGCTTTATGGAAGTGAGCTCGCACGCTGTTGTGCAACAACGCATCGCCGGCTTGCGTTTCGCTGGAGGTATTTTTACGAATATCACCCATGATCATTTGGATTTTCACGGAACTTTTGATCACTATATTAAAGCGAAGAAGAAATTTTTTGATGACCTCGATCGCTACGCTTTTGCACTGACTAACATTGATGATAAAAATGGTTCGGTCATGTTGCAAAATACCTTCGCGCACAAGAAGAGCTACGGTTTAAAAAATATGACCGATTTCAAAGCTCGTATTGTGGAAAGCCACTTTGATGGCATGCTATTGAATATCGACGGGCATGAGCTTTGGGTGAAACTCGTGGGTGGTTTCAATGCATATAATCTGTTGGCGGTGTATGGTGCTGCTATTTTGTTAGAGCAGGAGACCATGAAAGTGCTGACTGCGATGAGTGAGATCAGTGGTGCAGAGGGGCGTTTTGAGGTGGTGCGTTCGGCAAATGGTGTAGCTGGTATCGTGGATTATGCGCATACGCCGGATGCGGTGGAAAATGTGCTGTCTACAATCCGCGACTTACGTGCAGGCAACCAGCAAATTATTACGGTTTTGGGCTGTGGTGGCGATCGGGATAAAACGAAGCGCCCAGAAATGGCCGCTGTGGCGGTGCGCTTGAGCGATCGTGTGATCCTTACGTCGGACAACCCGAGAACGGAAGATCCCGCGGCTATAATTCGGGATATGGAAGCAGGAATAACGGCAAAAGATCGGAAGAATGTCTTCACGATTGCTGAACGTCAAGAAGCTATACGAGCGGCCTGTCATTTGGCGCAGCCTGGCGACATTATTTTGGTAGCAGGAAAAGGCCATGAAAAATACCAAGAGGTAAATGGACAGCGTCATCATTTTGATGATAGGGAGATATTAGAACAAACGTTTAACGAACAATAA